AACAATACATATTTTGACTATTTGGTTCAGAAAGGACCTGCAGTCGTTTGGACCCAGATGCCTTTAGAGCTATGCAAAACTCAGACCGAGATGtacatcaattatttaacTGCTTGTATAAAACGACATTTTGGAAACACTGGCAAAGACGAACACATCAATGATTCAGACTATAACACTTTTATGGAAGACAGCAGAGACAGACGCGGAGAAGAAATATTGCAAGAATTATCCGTTTGttttaaaaagtaaatcaTTAATCAGTATTGCATATTCTTTATTGCTGTATAAAGTTTAATTTTGTAAGATGTACAAGCATTAAATATGGTTTTCAGTTTGATTACTTCAAAGGTCGAAGAGGTCACTAGCAAAGCGAGCGCAGATGCTTGTCTGGCCATGCAAGAATTGGCagtgaatatatataacaatGGTAACCCAAAGCTGCCTCAATCACAAGCGCATCTCGAGTGAGTATTTTATCTATACTTGACATCTGTAATATCTTCGAAAAATCTCAATTAGGCGGTTATTTCAGGGCGGAGGTAACGGAGTTGATCGGAAGGAGAGATTATTTAGAAGAAAAGGTCCGACTTTGGCGAGAAAATCAAGTGGAGGAGGCGGTAACGCATTCTgcagaatttttcataacCGAAATTCTTGTGCTGGATGCTCGGCTTCGATACGAGAGAAGGGAACACCGTCTATCCAGTATGCTTCGCCTTCGGGAATTAGCACGTGAACGCGGACACGCGCACTCAGACCTGCTTTGCATGCTCATGGAATTGCAATTCAACAGAGTTATGGAAGCGGTTGAATTCGTCGCAGATGCCCGGTATTATCTCTCCACCGAATATTCGCTCTCTTCAGTGAGggatgtgtgtatatatttattgtctGTTTATTAAATGGAGTGACATAATTAATAAGAACAAATGTTTTTATTCGTGTTTTTTAACTGTTCCATTTACCATTTCAATTACAGAACATCACGCAGCAAATGCAAGCCGAATATGACGCTATCGTTTCAGGCTCACCCGCTAAGAGGAATGTatacaacaaaatatttatttctatgaTGAATGGTAACGTAAACGACATTGATTCTTTGGCCGAGTCCATGAGGCAACTCAAACGATTAGTAGCAGATAATGAAGCaaacgaagagaaaatattCGGCGACGATGTTGACGGCAGATTAAACGGGGTCATATCATTGTGAGTACAGGGCAGGGTATAAATAAACGTCTTTGAAAGTACATAATTTGGACAGTTTCCATCCCAATAAACCTcatcaaaaatttcagatgCACGGCTTTATTTCCGAAAATTGTTCAACTTCCagtttaaaatttcttgataTTTCTATACTTGTATCCCACGTATGTGTTTTCGACACAAACACACGTACCTCAACTGTCAACATTCATTTTCCATACAATTTACACATCTAAATTTATCTCCTTGGTCGCAACTGTTTTCGAATCATACGTCaaagttgtgaaatttcaaattctcacGTTATGGACGTTATTAGATATGTTTATGCATGCGATTCATCAGTTTTTTGTTAATCTTACTTTCTAATTCCACGAGTATTTGGtttgcaatttgaaaattaatttcttttgatatttgtttttcCTCTGGAATTACACTCTTCCTGCTCATGAATTTAGAAACTGCAATGTTTATTTACGATGTGCCATGCATATGCACATGTACATAACGCAACTATACGTGTAATTTGGACTTTAAAAACTATGTCATGAACATTATTAACCACCGCAACCGGTAAAACTTTTTCTATAGGGAAGACAAACTGAAAGAAGTTTATCAACGGGAAATAAACAACGGCCGCACGTCGAGCTTAATACAAACGTCGTTTGAAACAGCAACGCGAACGAAGGAAGTGGTCAGCCGGGTTTCACAGCTTCAAAACGACGTTGCAGCGCGGAGAAAACGGCTGAAGGAAAAACTGGTAATTTTTTATAGAGAAGTAGAActtgaattattgaaatatttgatgaGAACAAAGAATATAGTAGGATAGCAGTTGGCTCATTCAACctcaaatttataatttcaattaaactGTTTGCGATTTACTTTTCACGAATGAAAAgaacaattataattatttatttcctaaCACTTTTCTCGTAAAAAGTCGCGttgattttatattattctatTTCTTCACagcgtaaaaatatcgacggATTTGAATGGGAAAAGTTGATCCTTTGGCAGAGATTCCTCGCTAATCCTAACTCCGTGAAAAAGGTCTATGATGACGCTCAGAAGAGGCTGGAACAGTTACACTTTGGTAccaatttttgagaaaaactagCTCAATTATATAAAACGAAGCacgtatttttgtaattttttatgtaagaaaatgaataaaatcgaattgtgacaaatattataatcaaACAGAGGGATAAGAGAGTCAAGTATTAGAATTAACAGTCATGCGTgacccaaaaaaaatttaattaataattttggaaCACGATTAGTCTGGTTGTAGGAATTGGAATAAAAAGTCAATGAAAATAACCCAAGCATATTGATTttcgaagaaaagaaagagaatcaGCCGAGCTGTTTTGAACTTCACAACGTGGGTAGCGCGATTGCAACCCGCTAGCATTGTatttatgaattgaaaacgATGCAGAAATCTAGGTACTAGTTAATTGAGGTGCCTCGTGCAGGCACCTTGGCATAATAAATAGCTGCCTGCCTGCGTGGATTGGTGTGTAAATAAAGGAATGGCGCATAAATCAGCTAGCTTCAACGAACCTTGAGCTAGTTTACAAATTCATCCGATTAAATATAGCGATAATTATAAGAACGAGATACGTTTTGGTTACATAATTGATACTGGTATCTCCGCAGACCCACTTACGATAATAGCgtgaatgaattttgacaGTTGACAGAGCGTGCTGACTCTCGACGACGTAATAACGGTAATAACCGTcgaaaaaatcgcgaaatcaAGAGAGTGCGATAATACAGATTTCGACAGTCCTACGCTTTATACAttgttttgaatttgttttgtCAACCACTCAAGTTTATATTGCGGTCACACGAGCGTGTACGGATCCCAGCGTCAAAtcaaactctctctctctttctctctcggcTCTTTCCTTAACCTTGACCCATAGCTAGCTAAATTACTGCAGATATATGTACATTCGTTCAGGTTTAATGATGAATGGATACAGCTCCCAAACATCAACGTATCTAGAGTTCTGCAATGGCAGGTTGATCGTTACAACGAAGTCATCGAACTGAATTTCACCCCTTGTACGCATCCTTGCCCTTCGTTCGCACTTAGGGCTTTCATCTAAATTTAGACTACGTTATGCGGGTAGATATAAACGGTATAAAAACCGCCTCAGCTGACGCGTATTTCACTCCTGTTTACAGAGTCGAATAACAACAGCCCGCATTTGTCTCCGATGCCTTAATGGACGATAGGGAAAAAACTACAGGTAGATAAAAACAGCACAGGAAGCGGATAAAAAGCGAAATTACGAACGCGGTTGATTTTGTCAGACAGAACGATTAAGATGCAATCTTAAAATGTAGGAAATCAGTTTCCAATGTCATTCAGGATGATCGAAAGATTTGGAAGGGACCGACGGAGGCCGAAAACAAAATATCTTCGAAAATAGTAATGGTTTTTTCCGAGGTTTCTTTTCCCGATCGAGAATAACATAAACCGGAAGTTCCTCGTCGAGTACCCTTGGTAGATAGATTCCGACGAAGACGAGACAAGTTCCAGGTGTAAAGACGAGAAACTTGAAcggatattcaaaaataacgGTCATAAACAACAGTTTCCTCGAAATGTAAACaatactttttgtttttcctttaaTCAAGGCGGAATACAAAAGGGGTTCGATAAGCGCACGTGTTTCTTGCGCCGGGAGGACAAGGTGCGATGAATGATAGACAGCGTGGCAGAAAGGCAGGGAGGGAGGGCGACCCGAGAACAACACACGCACACATCTACACACCTCCGCAGAGGCGCGCACGAGCCTCCGGTGTAACCTTGATCTGACCTGAGGGTTGGTGGGCCTAGGGTCGGGGGACGGGGGAAGGGCAAGGAGGACCGGAAGAGGTCGATCAGGTGGTTTAAAAATGGCAAAGATATCGCCAAACGCTGTAGCGATTAGGCTGCCCGAGTACGGAGAACGAATCGACCGATGGTCGATTTACGCAGCAGTTAGGCTGAAACCCTAATCACCGAAGTAATTAGCCAAACGGCTGTGATGTTTGTAAATAATATTCCCGTTACGGGGGTTAAATTTTGACCGATGTATTACGTGCCGGGCGGTAGAGGGAGAAACGGTATCGAGAATAGTAGCGGATGCATACCAGCGAGTGGGTATCGATTGACCGGGCTTGCCTGAGTTAACGGTTTGTTTACACGAGCGAGTATAAAAGGCGCCacggcgcatgcgcgagtcGTTCCAAAACAATAATAGAGTAGGAAGGAAGGCTGGCCTGGCGGCGTCAGGGAGAGACAGGCAGGCAGTAGTCGCTGGCTCGATTCTCCCGTGTTCCGAACGTACGTCGTCGACACGTAACAAAACACGGATACTAAACGAGATATAGGCGGAGAGGCGCGCGCGCGCACTTAcgcatacacgtatatatataataaacacGACCGAACGACCAACGATCGCGCACcaaaatatatattgcatatacacgtattatacataACTACCATCATCTCGATTGCAGAGAGCGTGTCGTGTCGTACGGTGGTAACTAACtagctggctggctggctggctggctctGACTCCGACTCTCTATCGCTCGCAGCAACGGTGTCCATAATTTCGTCAGTCGGCTACAGTCTCCGAACCCGCGTGTTGCCATTATTGTGTAATGTTTAATCAACTGTTCTCAATTCTAACTCTCTAAAAAAACTCTTGCCGGTTCTAAGTTGTTTGCACGTGTGTGCTTCGACTACGAGTGCGAGTGTTACATATTCTGTATCTCGTGTTTGTTCCGTTCCGCGGATATACGATATATAGATAAACACACAGCCGCGTAGCCACACAGAGACGTCGGTTACGAACGACGATCCGTCGGCAGCGCGTAGAGTGTGACGTAACGCATACACAGACGCTCGACGCTATTCGAAACcaaaacaataacaacaatagaCAAAAGAACCGAGAGCTACATTAAGTACAGTTGTAACAAAAGTTTGGCCGAGATAGAGAGGAATATCAAGAGGAAATACCTGCTGCGTAAGAAGCCGAGAGTTGGATCGAAATCTCGTTCATCAAcgtttaatatttcaatacaaTAACAAACCGAGTCTGCGGCGGTGGTAAATACAGCTTGTTCGAACCGGTACGAGTCTATTGATATACGCATATACATCGTACTCGGCGGTCGAACGATAACGAGGAAAATTCCAAACTCGATTTATCCTTGTtgtgttattgtttttgttgttgttgttgtcgtcgtcgtcgtcgtcgtcgaccGGTGATACCGTTGCCGGTTTATCGAGAGAATAGCCGAGCAGCAAGTAGCTTGGCTGGGTCGAGTCATCGTCAGTGAGTGGAGAATAGAGCGAGGCAGAGTGAGACTTGAGAGAGGGGGCGTGAGAGAGAGGTGGGATAGTTTTCGTCAGCCGGGTGAGTCACGCTCACGACCCAGTACACATCAGCGGCCCGCAAGTTCGAACTCGCCTGAACGGAGGAGAAAGACCAACTGCATTGCGGTCGCGTTCTGTGGTAGCGAGGGATTCGGAGGTGACCAGGGCATACCATTGCCGAGAGAGTAAGGAATACGTACAAGAATACGGTAGGAGTGCGAGTGTAGCAGCAGCGGCACAACCCGAAGAAACGAGCAGTATCCCTCTTTCTCCCGGCGGAAGACGGACGACGGGCGTAAAGATGCCGAGCGCAGCTGAAGAGACCacttatttgaatttaatcgaCGTTATGCCGAGGCGAGAGGCAACGACGACGCAGGAGTTTCTCACGAGAGACGTCGATCTGCTCGTATCCCAGATAAAGGAGAACCTCAGGCTGTCGGGATTCAAGGCCAAGTCGAGCTTCACGCAGAAGAGTCGCCCTTCGCCCTACAGGATACCGTCGAGATCGTGGGCAGACCCGGCGGCGACGTGCGAAGCATGCAGGTTAAGAGTCGACGCGACCGAGGACGAGAGGCAACAGAGTCATCACCACTACCATCACCACCATCATCACCTCCACCACcagcatcatcatcatcatcatcacagCCAGAAGAGGTCGAGCACAAACGTCGACGACCCCTACGAGCTGCTCCAGGTCCTGCTTCGAGAGGGTGGTCTGATTAAGGAAGCGGTCAAGAGGCTCCAGGCCTCGTTGCAAGCCTCGCTACAGGCGAATCTTGAGGAGCTGGACAACCCCGAGAAGGAATCTGTCTACGAGAGGAAGCCTTACTTCTACGACTCCGAAGACGAGCCCAGGCCGGTTATACCGCCGCTTGAACTTTGAGGTGATGGAACAAAAACGTACCACGGACTTGGTAGAAATAAACGCGATTTGGTACGATAATCGTAATCGTAATCATAATCACAATCATAACCATGATGTCAAACAgcaacaacgacgacgataaTCAAtgtgaaaaagtgaaattcaTACGTAATTTCGACATACCCTCGCGCTGTTCAGTTTACACGCATACTGTGTGCGGGATACCGAGGTACATACATAGTGTGTTGCCTATAGTGGTAGTTTAATAgtaatcgaaaaatgaagGTGCAGAACcgatttaaaaagaaaaaaaaaacaacaaaaattccataaaaaaaaaaaaataaacagtgaACAATTTGGCAAATAAGATtagggaaagaagaaaaaaaaattccatataAACGTACACACACATCACACATACAcgtttaatttgaaatgttacaaaaaaaaaaaaaaaacaaattcatccacacccACCCACCATTGCATTTAAACGTACAATACCAACACCGAGGTTTTCTATAAACCGTATGTTAGCTTGCGCCGAGTATAGGTATAAACGTAATTG
The Neodiprion fabricii isolate iyNeoFabr1 chromosome 1, iyNeoFabr1.1, whole genome shotgun sequence DNA segment above includes these coding regions:
- the LOC124187455 gene encoding uncharacterized protein LOC124187455, translated to MEVTGSILHKKIHEIFPDISPNITPEILNRICHQSESRRFLEWFCSHVTRENFLSDEDIQIKQHLTKTNKWLTDDLNAELEQATANCPELRQLLHSKITDETDYNCQYEVEREAYKEDWAYIQLLEQSVKNLKEQEDRVNEDVEQEEIELAKASSELEERYKDCLDLTRDFDEVHRVLYKDVEHLINVYADAAEMKGPAVVWTQMPLELCKTQTEMYINYLTACIKRHFGNTGKDEHINDSDYNTFMEDSRDRRGEEILQELSVCFKNLITSKVEEVTSKASADACLAMQELAVNIYNNGNPKLPQSQAHLEAEVTELIGRRDYLEEKVRLWRENQVEEAVTHSAEFFITEILVLDARLRYERREHRLSSMLRLRELARERGHAHSDLLCMLMELQFNRVMEAVEFVADARYYLSTEYSLSSVRDNITQQMQAEYDAIVSGSPAKRNVYNKIFISMMNGNVNDIDSLAESMRQLKRLVADNEANEEKIFGDDVDGRLNGVISLEDKLKEVYQREINNGRTSSLIQTSFETATRTKEVVSRVSQLQNDVAARRKRLKEKLRKNIDGFEWEKLILWQRFLANPNSVKKVYDDAQKRLEQLHFGTNF
- the LOC124177471 gene encoding GSK-3-binding protein-like — protein: MPSAAEETTYLNLIDVMPRREATTTQEFLTRDVDLLVSQIKENLRLSGFKAKSSFTQKSRPSPYRIPSRSWADPAATCEACRLRVDATEDERQQSHHHYHHHHHHLHHQHHHHHHHSQKRSSTNVDDPYELLQVLLREGGLIKEAVKRLQASLQASLQANLEELDNPEKESVYERKPYFYDSEDEPRPVIPPLEL